A single Balaenoptera ricei isolate mBalRic1 chromosome 13, mBalRic1.hap2, whole genome shotgun sequence DNA region contains:
- the SIX3 gene encoding homeobox protein SIX3 codes for MVFRSPLDLYSSHFLLPNFADSHHRSLLLASSGAGNGAGGGGAGGGGGGNCAGGGGAGGAGGGGSGGGSRAPPEELSMFQLPTLNFSPEQVASVCETLEETGDIERLGRFLWSLPVAPGACEAINKHESILRARAVVAFHTGNFRDLYHILENHKFTKESHGKLQAMWLEAHYQEAEKLRGRPLGPVDKYRVRKKFPLPRTIWDGEQKTHCFKERTRSLLREWYLQDPYPNPSKKRELAQATGLTPTQVGNWFKNRRQRDRAAAAKNRLQHQAIGPSGMRSLAEPGCPTHGSAESPSTAASPTTSVSSLTERADTGTSILSVTSSDSECDV; via the exons ATGGTATTCCGCTCCCCCCTAGACCTCTATTCCTCCCACTTCTTGTTGCCAAACTTCGCCGATTCTCACCACCGCTCCCTACTTCTGGCGAGTAGCGGCGCCGGGAACGGTGCGGGAGGCGGCGGcgcgggaggcggcggcggcgggaacTGTGCGGGAGGCGGCGGTGCTGGCGGAgcaggcggcggcggcagcggcggcggctccAGGGCCCCCCCGGAAGAGTTGTCCATGTTCCAGCTGCCCACCCTCAACTTCTCGCCGGAGCAGGTGGCCAGCGTCTGCGAGACGCTGGAGGAGACGGGCGACATCGAGCGGCTGGGCCGCTTCCTCTGGTCGCTGCCCGTGGCCCCCGGGGCGTGCGAGGCCATCAACAAGCACGAGTCGATCCTGCGCGCGCGCGCCGTGGTCGCCTTCCACACGGGCAACTTCCGCGACCTCTACCACATCCTGGAGAACCACAAGTTCACCAAGGAGTCTCACGGCAAGCTGCAGGCCATGTGGCTCGAGGCGCACTACCAGGAGGCCGAGAAGCTGCGCGGCCGCCCGCTCGGCCCGGTGGACAAGTACCGCGTGCGCAAGAAGTTCCCGCTGCCGCGCACCATCTGGGACGGCGAGCAGAAGACGCATTGCTTCAAGGAGCGGACTCGGAGCCTGCTGCGGGAGTGGTACCTGCAGGACCCCTACCCCAACCCCAGCAAGAAACGCGAACTGGCGCAGGCCACCGGCCTCACTCCCACACAAGTAGGAAACTGGTTTAAGAACCGGAGGCAGCGCGACCGCGCCGCGGCGGCCAAGAACAG GCTCCAGCACCAGGCCATCGGACCGAGCGGCATGCGCTCTCTGGCCGAGCCCGGATGCCCCACGCACGGCTCGGCAGAGTCGCCGTCAACGGCGGCCAGTCCCACCACCAGCGTGTCCAGCCTGACGGAGCGCGCGGACACCGGCACCTCCATCCTCTCGGTAACCTCCAGCGACTCGGAATGTGATGTATGA